Below is a genomic region from Maledivibacter sp..
CGGCAGATAATATATTGATAGCATGTTGTACTGGAAAAATTTTAGAAACACCGATAGGAATATATATCAAATGTCCTGTGATAGTACCGATACCAATTAACAATGATGAAAATACAAGCCTTTTTGTTTTCATTTTGTCCTATACACCTCCTGATTTATAAAATAAGCAAACAAAAAATAAACACGAATCCAACATGGGATTCGTGTAATAAATTGTGTCAAGCAAATTCATCGCTTCCCTACGCTGGCATTATCCAGATCAGGTGAAGGGTTAAAGGATATATCCTTACTCTCAACTGGTTACACCAGTACCCCTAGCGCCTTATTATATAATTCATTTTTATAATACTATACTTTGAAGTATTTTACAATAGAGCAAATTGCATAATTATAATCCTCAAAAACTTACTGCTACATATAGTCTTAAATGCCCTAGAGGCATACCCCATTTATTATGCAACTTAGCCAAGTTAGAATTATGCAATTTCCTCAATAAATAGAAATCAAAATTAGGACACTGGATATGATAAATGTATTTAGGAAGTAAGGCATATTCTTAAAAAAATAGTTGCAAAAACAACTAAATTCCTTTATACTATTATTAGTTGTTTTTGCAACTATTTTTAGGTACTCATAAACCCTCATTGTTATTTTTAAAATAATCAAGGCGTTAATGGGATTCAAAATATTAAATTTCAAAAGTGATAGGTATGTTTATTTTAATTGGAGGTGGGTTTGTTGCATAATAAAAATCATACTATTGGAAAGAATCTCTTTACTGTTCAAAGATATTTTAAGATATTTTTAAATCATAGATTGAAAGAACATGGGTTGAATGGGGCTCAATTTATGATATTACTTATATTAACTAGACAGGATGGAGTGAGTCAAGAATCATTAAATGAAAGATTACAATTCGATAAGGGTTTTATTGCTAAGGTTGCAAAATCCCTTGAAAAAGATGGATATATTATAAGAGAGGTCAATGATAAAGATAGACGAGCTTATAAATTATTTTTAACTGACAAAGCAAAGGGTCTTAAATCAATGATGTTTGAAATATTAGATGAATGGGATAGTACTCTTTTAGATGGAGTATCGGATGAAAATATAAAAATACTGGAAAATACTTTAAATGGTATGCTAAGACGGGTGGCCATAAAGTGTAAAGAAGTTAAGGAGGAATGATTATGACAAAGCCTAATGATAATAAAATGGGCACAATGCCTATACCGAAATTGATGTTAACCATGTCATTGCCAGCAATATTATCTATGATGGTACAGGCAATGTACAATATAGTAGATAGTATATTTGTATCAAAAATTGGAGAAGAGGCTTTGACAGCTGTTTCCTTGGCCTTCCCCATTCAATTAATCATAATAGCATGTTTCTTAGGGATTGGAACTGGAGTCAATTCCCTTATCTCAAGGAAGATAGGGGAAAATGATCTGGATTCAGCTGTAAATGCCGCTGAACATGGATTTTTTCTAAGCGGTATTTTATATCTTATCATTGTGACCATTGGGATATTCCTTGCAAGTAATTTTTTTGAACTATTCACAGAGGATACAAAGATTCTTGGCTATGGTGCTGACTATATTAGGATTATAATGTTCTTTTCCTTTGGTAGAATGTTTGCCCAGGCAGGGATGAGTACGCTACAGGGTACAGGAGAAATGGTTAAGCCTATGATAGCTCAGCTTATTGGGGCGATATCTAATATTATTCTTGATCCAATATTAATCTTTGGACTTTTAGGATTTCCTGCAATGGGAGTAAGGGGAGCGGCTATTGCTACGGTTGCGGCACAGATTATTTCGATGATTTACATTATCGTAGTACTATTTAAGAGGGATAACTATATTAAGTTAGATCTCAAAAAGTTTAAATATAGCAATTCTATTACAAAACAGATAATGATTGTTGGACTGCCCGTTGCCGTTATGCAAGGATTATCTTCTGTTATGCTTACGGGACTTAACT
It encodes:
- a CDS encoding MATE family efflux transporter, which gives rise to MTKPNDNKMGTMPIPKLMLTMSLPAILSMMVQAMYNIVDSIFVSKIGEEALTAVSLAFPIQLIIIACFLGIGTGVNSLISRKIGENDLDSAVNAAEHGFFLSGILYLIIVTIGIFLASNFFELFTEDTKILGYGADYIRIIMFFSFGRMFAQAGMSTLQGTGEMVKPMIAQLIGAISNIILDPILIFGLLGFPAMGVRGAAIATVAAQIISMIYIIVVLFKRDNYIKLDLKKFKYSNSITKQIMIVGLPVAVMQGLSSVMLTGLNLVLASFNETAVAVMGVYYKLQSFVFMPIFGLSQGTMPIIGYNFGARNKERLLGALKLSIGAAVTFMTLGMLVFQLFPQQLLSLFNSTREMSEIGVIAFRIISLGFPLAAAAIMLSISFQGMGDAYISLIVSFIRQIIVLLPAAYIFGKIWGLNAVWFGFLISEVVSLLCVLYFFRRAYRTKLSMWE
- a CDS encoding MarR family transcriptional regulator; translation: MHNKNHTIGKNLFTVQRYFKIFLNHRLKEHGLNGAQFMILLILTRQDGVSQESLNERLQFDKGFIAKVAKSLEKDGYIIREVNDKDRRAYKLFLTDKAKGLKSMMFEILDEWDSTLLDGVSDENIKILENTLNGMLRRVAIKCKEVKEE